The nucleotide sequence CATCGATCTGGCCAACCGCTATCCGGAAACCATCACCCGCGTCATCGTCGGCAACGAGGTGCTGCTGCGCCGCGAGCTGACGCCGGAGCAGGTCGCCGGCTACATCGACCGGGTCAAGGCGGCGGTCAAGCAGCCGGTCTCCTACGCCGACGTGTGGGAATGGTGGCTGAAATACCCGCAAATCGCCGACCATGTCGACTATCTGACCATCCACCTGCTGCCCTACTGGGAGGATGTGCCGGCCGGCGTCGAGGGGGCGACGGAGCGCATCCGCAACTCCTACCGCATCATCGCCAAGCGCTTCCCGGGCAAGCCGATCCTGGTCGGCGAGACCGGCTGGCCGACCGAGGGCCGGTCGCGCGGCGCCGCCGTTCCGGGACTGGTCAACAAGGCGAAGTTCGTCAACGGCTTCGTCCGGCTCGCCCGACAGGAGGGCTTCGACTACAACGTGATCGAGGCCTTCGACCAGGGCTGGAAGGCCAAGCTGGAGGGAACCGTCGGCGGCCATTGGGGCCTCTACGGCGCCGACCGCGAGGCGAAATTCTCGCTGGCCGGCCCGGTGGTGGAGACGAAGCGCTGGCCGGTGCTGGCCGCGGTGTCGGGCGGGGTCGCCGTCCTGCTGGTGCTGGGCCTGGCGCTGCTGCGGCCGCGGCCGACGGCGCGCGGCTGGTTCGTCCTGATCCTGCTGGCGCAGGCGCTGTCCACCCTCTTCGTCCGCGCCGTCCATGCGGCGATGCACGGCAAGCACTATTGGCAGGACGTGACGCTGTCGGCCGGCATGCTGGGGCTGACCGGCGTGCTGTCGCTCGCCGTTCTGGTGACGGCGCACCGCACGCTCGCCACCGGCGGCCTGGCGCGCGAGCCGCTGGCCGGACTGCGCCGCCCGCGCCCCGCCCTGTCGCTCGTCGAGAAGGCCGGCCGGGTCTGCATGGTCGCGCTGGGGGCGGTGGCGCTGGTCTGGTCGCTGCTGATCGTCTTCGACGGCCGCTACCGCGACTTCCCCAACGTCTATCTGCTGGTCCCGGCGGTCGGGCTGCTGGCGCTCGGCGCCATCCGCGCCGCCCGCCGCCCGCCGGGTGCCGAACCGCGCGACGCGCTGGCCGCCAGCGGCCTGTTCCGCCCGGCCGTGCCGGTCGCCGACCCGCCCGCCGGCAACCTGTGGCAGGCCGCCCGCCGCCTGCCGGTCGAGGCGGTGCTGGGCTTCGGTCTCCTGCTCGGCGCGGTGCTGACGGTGGTCGCCGAGGGCTTCGTCCCGCTGGAGTCGCTGATCTACGGCCAGCTCCCCTTCCTGGAGGCGCTGCACGAGGTCGACTGGACGCTGCCCAACTGGGAGGCGCTGGCCTGGGCCGTCCTGCAGGTCCTGCTCGCCAAGCCCTTCGTCGCCGCCCTGCTGACCGCCCGCGGCCGGGCGCACGCCGGCGCCGGCAGCGGCGCCTGGGTGCGGATGCCGGGAGAGTAGGCCGGCGGGCGGCGGCGTCCGAACAAGAGCATCTGGACAGGACGGGGGCGCTGTGGATTGATTTCCGCAGCGCCCTTTTTCCTGGGCAGCGCCCTTTTCCACGGAGCCCCGCCATGTCGCCCGATCTCTGGCTTGCCTTCGCCGCGGCGTCCGCCGTCATGCTGGCGATCCCCGGCCCGACGGTTCTGCTCGTCGTGTCCTATGCGCTGGGCCACGGGCGCCGGTCGGCGATGGCGACGGTGGCCGGCGTGGCACTGGGCGACTTCACCGCGATGACCGCCTCGATGCTCGGGCTCGGCATGCTGCTCGCCACCTCGGCGGCGCTGTTCACCCTGCTGAAATGGCTGGGAGCGGCCTACCTCGTCTATCTCGGCCTGAAGCTGTGGCGGGCGCCGGTCGCCGCCTCCCCGCCGACGGGGCGCAGGAGGACACCGGGGTGCGGCCGCTGCGCATGATGCTGCACACCTATGCCGTGACCGCCCTCAACCCCAAGAGCATCGTCTTCTTCGTCGCCTTCCTGCCGCAGTTCCTCGACCAGTCGCGGCCGCTGGCCGGACAGATGATGGTGATGGAGGCGACCTTCCTGACGCTGGCGACGCTGAACGCGGCGCTCTACGCCCTGCTTGCCTCGGCGGCGCGGCGGGCGGTGCGGACCCCGGCGGTGCAGCGGACCGTCAACCGGGTCGGCGGTTCGCTGCTGATCGGCGCCGGCGCGCTCACCGTCGCGTGGAAGCGCGCTGCGGCGTAGCCGCCGCATCGGCAGCCGCGTCGGACTTCCAGCGGCGCGGGTCGGCGAGGAAGGCGTGGATTTCCCCCTGCGCCTCGCCGTCGAGATAGTGGCCGCGGTTGACCACCTCCAGCACGTCCCACCAGTTCGCCAGCGCATGCATGGTGATGCCGAGCGGGGCGAGATGCTGGTGGATCTCGTCGAAGATGCCGTACTGGAACAGCACGAAGACGTCGTGCAGCTCGCAGCCCGCCTCCGTCAGGGGCTGGGCGAAGCGGGCCTTGCGATGGCCGTCGGCGGCAAGCTGCTCGACCAGCAGCACGCGCCAGCCGCGCTCCACCCGCCCTTCGATCCGGTGCTTGAAGGACTGCTCCTGCCCCGGCGCTTCCTTGCGGACGAAGATGAAGGGCAGTTCCAGCCGGTCGGCCACCAGCGTCGCCCAGGGCACCCCGGCCCCCTCGCCGGCGGCGACGGCGTCCAGGTTGCCGATGCCGATCTCCTGGTCGATCATCCGCACCGCCATGTCCACCACCTCGCCGCGCACCGCGGGATAGGACAGCAGCCGCCGCCCCTCCAGATGCAGCGGGCTCGTCAGGCCGGAGCCGTGGCGGCAGGGATGCTGCGGGTCGTAGCGCAGCGCCCCCGTTTCGATCAGGTGCCGCGCCAGCCTCAGCGCGTTCTCCCGCGATTCGATGTCCCAGGCGTCAGGTATCATGGCAGGTCCCCCATGCGCGCGCGGACGGCCGAGGCCGGGCACCCGGTCCCGCCGTCCCGGACCGACTGCTCCCACCGGTTGATTGACCGCCTTCCCGCTGCACGCCGCAAGCGGACAGCCGGCCGTCCCCGGGCTCATCGGGGGTAACCCGGCGACCGGCCGGAGGTTCCCCGCCCCGACGCGCCCGGCCGCATCCGCGGCGGATGGCCGCCACCGCCGCCCGCCATCGACGGCCGCGGTTGACAAGGGGGCGGGCCGCGGGAAAAGTTGTGCTGCCGGATGTCCGGAGGGTCTTTCCGGCGGCTCCGCGGAGCGGGGAACCACCGGAAGGCGCGGACCCCGCGCCATGAACCAGGGCGCGGGATCGGGCGCGGGAACACAGGCATGTCGGGCGATCTGGGCGACGATCTGGAGGACGATCCGGGCGGGGGCGACGAGCTCCGGTTCCTGGAGGAGCCGGCCGAGGAGCCGGCGGCGGCCCGCTGCGCCGCGGAGCCGTGGAAGATCCTGATCGCCGACGACGACCACGAGGTGCACGCGATCACCCGCGTCGTGCTGTCCGACGTCCGCTTCCAGGACCGGCCCATCCTGTTCCTCTCCGCCTACTCCGCCGCGGAGGCCCGCGCCATCCTGGCGGCCGAACGCGACCTCGCCGCCGTCCTGCTCGACGTGGTGATGGAGACCGACGACGCCGGGCTGCGGCTGGTCCGCCACATCCGCGAGGAGCTGGGCAATCACGCCATCCGCATCATCCTGCGCACCGGCCAGCCGGGACAGGCGCCGGAACGGCAGGTCATCGCCAACTACGACATCAACGACTACAAGGCGAAGAGCGAGCTGACCTCGCAGAAGCTGTTCACCACCACGGTGGCGGCGCTGCGCTCCTACCAGCACATCGCGGCGATCGAGCGGAACCGCCAGGGGCTGGAGACCATCGTCGATTCGATCGCCGAACTGCTGGAGCAGCGCTCCCGCGACCGGTTCGTGGACGGGGTGGTGACGCAGGTGCGCGCGCTGCTGCCGGCGGCGGACGGGGCGGCGCTGTTCAGCCTGACCCCGGAGGGGGAGACGGCGCTGGTCGCCGGCTCCGGCAGCCTGACCGGGGCGGGCGGGCCGGGGTCGCTTGCCGGGGAGGTTCTTGCCGACCTCGCGTCGGCGCTGGCCGGGCGGCACAGCCTCCACCGCGACGGCCACAGCGTGCTGTCGCTGCGCACCCGGCACCATCCGCCGGCCGCCATCGTCCTGACGGCCGGCCGGCCGCCGGGCGAGATCGAGCAGCGGCTGCTGGACATCTTCTGCGGCAAGCTCGCCGTCGGCTTCGACAACCTCCACCTCCACGAGGAGGTGCAGCGGGCGCAGGTGGCGACGGTCCATGCGCTCGGCAAGCTGGCGGAATACAAGGACGAGGTCACCGGCGACCATGTCAGGCGGCTCGGCCGCTGGGCCACCGCCGTCGCCCGGCAGCTCCAGGCCGAGGGCCGCTTCCCGGAGGAGGTGGACGACCGCTTCTGCGAGCTGATCGGGCTGGCCAGCGTGCTGCACGACGTCGGCAAGGTCGGCATTCCGGACCATATCCTGCGCAAGCCGGGCAAGCTGGCGCCGGATGAGATGGCGACGATGCGCGAGCATGCCGCGATCGGCGGCCGCATCCTGCGCGACGCCGCCGGCCGGGCATCGGCGCCGACCTACCTGTCGATGGGGGCGGACATCGCCGAAAGCCACCACGAGAAGTTCGACGGCTCCGGCTATCCCCGCGGCCTGGCCGGCGACGCCATCCCGCTGGCCGGCCGCATCGTGGCGGTCGCCGACGTGTTCGACGCCCTGCTGCACCGCCGCCCCTACAAGGAGGCCTGGGAACTCGCCGACGTGATCGCCCTGCTGCGCACCGAGTCCGGCCGCCATTTCGACCCGCGGGTGGTGGAGGCCTTCATCGCCGTGCTGACCCGAGACGGGGTGCTCAAGGCGGCCTGAGGCGGGGCTCCGGCCCTAGCGCAGCCCCCGCTCGGCCAGTTCCTCGTCCACCTCGCGCTCGACGGTGCGCTCGACCTTTTCCTCCAGCTCCTGCTCCAGGCAGTCGGCGGTCCTGGCGAGCCGCTCGAAGTGTCCCTTCACCTTCGCCAGATCCTCCTCCGACCGCTCTTCCAGGTCGATCAGGCCGTTGCGGGCGGACTTGGTGGCGCGGATCAGTTCGTCCAGCTTCAGGTGAAGCGCCTGGGTATCGCGGTTCTGCGCGTTCTGGATCACGAAGACCATCAGGAAGGTGATGATCGTCGTGCCGGTGTTGATCACCAGTTGCCACGTGTCGGAGAAGCCGAACAGCGGGCCGGTGACCGCCCAGACGACGATCAGCCCGACCGCCACCACGAAGGTGACGGGCCGGCCCGAAATCCGCTCCGTCCAGCGGGCGAAGCGCGCGAAGAAGGCGTTCATGGTGGGGAGCCGCTCCGGTGATCGCTCACCGGAGGACAACACCCCCGACCATGCCCGGTTCCTCCTTCGACCGGTGCCCGGGGTGGTTACGACCCCTGGCTCAGCGCCTCGGCCAGGGCGCGGTCCTGCGACGAGCTGCCGACGACGAGCTGCATGGACGGCTTCGGAATGCTGATGCCCAGCTCGTCGAACCGCTTCTTCATGCGGCGGTTGAACTCGCGCGTCACGCCCCACTGGCGGGTCGGACGGGTGCGGAACTGCGCCAGGATGCTGAAGCCGCTGTCCGCCAGCTTGTCGACGCCCAGCACCTCCAGCGGGGCCAGGATGTCGGCGGCATACTGCGCCTCCTTCTGGATCTCCGCCCCGATCTCCTTCAGCACCGCGATCACCCGGTCCGGATCCTCGCTGTAGGACACCGTCACGTTGAAGGTGGTGTTAGAGAAGTCCTTGCTCATGTTCTTGACGGTGGTGACGGCGCTGAAGGGGATGGAATGCACCGCCCCCGCCCCGTCGCGCAGCCGGATCGAGCGGATGGAGATCGCCTCGACCGTGCCGGAATGGCCGCCGCCGACATCGACCACGTCGCCGACCGACACCGTGTCCTCGAACAGGATGAACAGGCCGGTGATGATGTCCTTGACCAGCGTCTGCGATCCGAAACCGATGGCGAGGCCGACCACGCCGGCGCCGGCCAGCAGCGGCGCGATGTTCACCCCCAGCTCGGACAAGGTGATCAGCGACACCATGGTGACCAGCAGGATCAGGAAGGCGTTGCGCAGCAGCGGCAGCAGGGTGCGGACGCGGGCACTGCGCTCGATGCGCGTGCCGTTGCGGTCGGTGGTGGCGAGGAAGCGCTCGATCAGCGCGCTGACCACCTCCCAGGCGATAACCGCGCCGGCCAGCAGCAGCGAGATGGACACCACGCTGCCCAGGATGCGGCGGCCGATCGCCGACTCCACCCAGACGGTGGTGTTGATGCCCCAGCCATGCAGGATGACCATCAGCGCGATCACCCAGATCGCCACCTTGGAGACCCGCTGGACGATCGGGACGTAGAGCGAGGCGCGCTCGTGGAGCTGCGGCAGGTTGCGCCGCAGTCCCTGGTTCATGTGCAGGCCGCGCCGCAGCAGGCGGTTGATCAGCGTGACGGCATAGCGGGCGACGAGCGCCGTCACGATGGTGATGGCGGTGGCGCGGGCCAGATACTCGAACCCGCCATAGACGTTCAGCACCCACACGCCGAAGGTCACGACCACGTAGAGGATCGCCAGGATGTGCCAGATGTCGGCGAAGCGCCGGCGGGCGGAGCGCAGGACGGCCCCCTGCCCCTCGGACTCGCGCTCCGCGGTGGCGGCCGGGTCGCCGTCGCCGGACAGCGGGTTGCCGCGCATCCAGTCGGCGACCAGCGTCCGGTTCTGCAGGATCAGCACGATCAGCATGCCGGCGATGACGAGGCCCAGCAGCTTCAGGAAGGCCCCGTAGGCGCCGAGCGGCAGGCCCAGCACATAGGCGGCCTCGGCGATGAAATAGCCGTAGACGGCGGCGGCGGCCATGCGCCGCGCCCAGATGTAGGCCCGCCACGCCCCGGCGTCGCTGGTATGGATCAGCCGCAGGTTGGGCGCGTCGGGCGCGATGGTCATGCGCACCAGGATCAGCAGGAGCTGGGTGATGACCGTGGCGTTGATCACCGCCAGCGCCACCAGCCGGACGCGCGGCGGCGGCTCGCTGACCGACAGCACGCCGTAGCCGACCACGACGAAGGCGGCGAGCGGCGCCAGCTCAAGCAGCGCGCGGCCCAGCAGCAGCGGGATGCGCACCAGCGTGGAGGGCACCTTGCGCGCCGCCAGCGCCCGCCGCGGCCGGCCGAGCAGCCAGGCGACGAAGCGCTCGATGATGCCGCCGGCGCCGAGGATGATCAGGAGCTGCACGCCGATCTGCGCCCAGCGGTCGCGGGCCGACGGGTCCTCCATCTGGCGCCGCGCCCAGTCCGCGGTGGCCGGCAGGTCGGCGAAGACGTTGCCGACCTGGACGAGCTGGCGGCTCAGCACGTCCATCCGCTGCGCCACGAAGGACAGCGCCTGCGCCCCGATCGTCTCGGGCAGGGCGGCGCTTCCCTCCGCCGCCTTGGCCTGCTCCGTCCCCTTCTGGGCGACGACCAGCACGCGGAGCTGCTCGACCAGCCGGGCGCGGGTGTCGGGATTCTCCAGCGTGGCGATCATCGCGTCGAGCTGCTGCGGCGTCAGGTCGCCGGCCACCGAAGCCGCCGCGGCCGTGCCGGCCGGCGCGCCGGCAGCAGGGGCCGCGGGAGCGGCGGGTGCGGGGGCCGGCCCCTGGGCGAAGCCGGTCGACGGCAGGGCGAGGACCAGCGCCGCCAGCAGCAGGGCGACAAGCGCCGGCCTCCGGCAGGCGGTCAGGCGGTCAAACAGAGAAGGGCGCGCGCAGTGCATCCCGGAACGATCCATCCATAGGCTTGGTCAAGCTCCGGGAAGTTAGTCCCCAAGGTCCCGCTTGCCAACCCGCGCGGTCTGACCTTTTTGAGGCGCAGCGATGCCGGGAGCGTCCGCAGGCTGGATTCGGCGGGCGCTACGGCTGCTTGCGCAGCGGACTGCCGTTCTGCTTCAGGAGCTGCGCCTCGGAGCAGCGGCGCATGTGCTCGGGAAACTCCGCGTCGGGCCCGATGACCGGCCCGGCGACATAGGAGACGCCCGCCTCCTCGGCCGCATGGAGCATCACCGCGTTGCGCACCCCCTCGACATAGGTGAAGAGCCCGGACTTGCGGGCGGACTGGCAGAGCAGCCGCATGCGGTCGGTCGCCTGGTGGTCGGTGACGCGCGGGTCGAAGCACAGCCCCGCGCCCCGTATCCCCGCCTGGGCGCAGGTGTGGAGGTCCATGGCCTCGTCGGCGATCTGCACCATCACCGCCCGGGCGAACGGGCGCAGCAGGGCCGCGAGCTCCGCCAGCCGGCCATAGGGCACGCCACCCGGCAGGTCCAGCAGCTCGAACGCCAGAAAGCTGCGCAGATGCTCGGGAATGGCCTGGCACTGCTCGATGTAGAGGCGCCGGTTGCGCTGGACGGCGAGGGTGTCGAAATGGACCGGAATGGTCTGGGCGTAGCGGAACTTGTTGGCGTAGAGGTCGACGTAGATCTCCACGGCCGAGGCCAGCGCCTCATGGTCGAAGGCGACGGCCGCCCGTTCCCGGTCGAGGCCGCCGGCGCTGCGCAGGGCCAGATACCGTGCCGTCTCGGCGTCCGGGCGGCAGGCGTAGGTGGAGATGACCTTCTTGTGCGTATCGAAATAGGGCCGGAAGAGGACCGAAGGCGCCGGGAGCTTCGTCCGGGCGACGGACAGGCGGCGCACCGCCGGCTCATCCCCGGTGGCCTCCCCACCCACTCCGCCGCCCTCTGCGCCGTCTTCGAGGCCGCGGGCGGCCAGCACCGCGCGGTCCAGCAGCTCGTCAAGGTGCGCCTTCTCGACCATCACGCCGCCGTCGATCTGCAGGACCGCGGTCCGCACGGTCACCCGATGAAGATCGCTGTTGCCGAGCAGCGCGCTGTGCAGGTTGGCGACAATCTTGCCGCAGACGAGCTGCGCCGCCGGCTTGTCCAGTACCGCGAAGACGACGACATAGTCGGAATCGTTGAGCCGGAACCACAGGTCGTTGGGCGACAGCACGCGCTGAAGCGCCCGGCAGGTGTAGTCGTGGACACGGTCCTTGACCGCCTCCCAGCGGGAGCCGAGTTCCTCGCGGATGTCCGCAAGGCCGATGAGGTGGATGCAGCCGGCGGTGACGCGGCGTCCTCCCGACAGGAGCTCCCTCGCCTTGTTGCGGAAGCTGTCGTCGATCGGGACCGGTTCGGCGGCGGTCGCCTGCTGCGGCAACGGCTCGCCATGGGGACGCCCCTGCTCCGATGGCATCGTCGTCATCATGGTCACCCTCCGCGCATGGCCTCCGGCGGACCATCGTCCCGCACCGGAAGGCCGCGGGCTTTTTCGGAGATCTGCTTATACTGCTGATTGATGGTGTATCCGCGGAAGTTGCGGAACCGTTAAGTGAGCGCCTAGGATTTCCCCTGATTGCCGCCGTCCCCCGGGGCCGGGACTGCAACGGCCGCATCGAGGACGGGCGGACCATGAGGAAGGAGCGGGATGATGACCGGGGACAGGGACCGGCCAGGAACGGGCCGGCATGAGGAGGCTCCGGACGACGCTGTCAGGACCGACGGCGCGGTGCGCGACAAGCTGGTTGCGGCCAAGGAGCGCTGGGCGCGCGACGGCCGGGCGCTGACCGGCACGACGGCCGATCCGGCGCGCGACCGGCTGCCGCCCGGACAGCGGCTGGTGGAGGACTGGCCGGTGCTCGACCTCGGCGTGCAGCCGCGGGTGACGACCGGCAACTGGAGCCTGACCGTGGACGGGCTGGTGGAGAACCCGCTGCGCTGGAGCTGGGACGATTTCCAGGCGCAGCCGCAGGAGCGCTTCCTGTCGGACATCCATTGCGTCACCACCTGGTCGCGCTACGACAACACCTGGCAGGGGGTGAGCGCCCGCCACCTGCTGTCGGTCGTCCGCCCGAAGCCGGAGGCGCGCTTCGTCCTGTTCCACGCCTATGACGGCTACACGACCAACGTGGCGCTGGAGGATTTCGCGGCGGACGATGTGCTGCTGGCGACGAGTTGGGAGGGGCAGCCGATCAGCCGCGACCATGGCGGGCCGGTGCGGGTGGTGGTGCCGAAGCTCTATTTCTGGAAGAGCGCCAAATGGGTGAAGCGGATCGAGCTGCTGGCCGAGGACCGCAAGGGCTACTGGGAGGTCCGCGGCTACCACAACCACGCCGATCCCTGGACGGAGGAGCGCTACTCGGACTGAGGCCGGCCCCTGCGGCAAAATGCAGCGTTTTGCGTCATGTCATTTCACTTTTTGCCGCAGGGCCGCACTCTCCCTCGCCGTTCGGGCGCTTCTAACGGGACGCAGAGGGGACAAGAGCTCATGGCAGTGGATTCGGTCACGATCGCCCTGGTGGGCAGCGGCGGGGCCGGCGTCATGACCGCCGGTCAGATGCTGCTGGATGCCGCGGCCGCCGTGGGGTGGTACGGGTTGATGTCGCGGTCCTCCGGTCCGCAGATCCGCGGCGGCGAGGCGGCGGCGATGGTGCGGCTCTCCCCCTCTCCGGTCCATGGCCCGGGCGACCGGTTCGACCTGATCGTCGCGTTCGACTGGCAGAATGTCGAGCGCTTCGCCGCCGAGCTGCCGCTGTCGGCCGACAGCGTGATCGTCACCGACCCGGCGCAGGGTGCCGTGCCGGCGGTGCTGGCGGCCAGCGGCGCCCGCATCATCGAGATGCCGATCAAGGAACTCGCCGCCCGCATCGCCGGCGGGCGCGTCAACATGGTCGGGCTCGGCGCCGTCGCCCAAACCGTCGGGCTGCCGCGCGCCGGCATCGACGCGGTGATCGCCAAGGCGCTGGGCAAGAAGGGCGAGGCCGCGATCCAGGCCTCCAACGCCGGCTACGACGCCGGGGCGAAGGAGGCCGCGGGCTGGGGCCTCGGGCTGGAGCTGGCGGCGCCGCAGGGAACGGGCGCGGTGCGCTGGAACATCTCCGGCAACGAGGCGGCCGGGCTCGGCGCGCTGAAGGGCGGCGTGCGCTTCTGCGCGGCCTATCCCATCACCCCGGCGACCGAGATCCTGGAATGGCTCGCCCCCAACCTGGCGCGGACCGGCGGCACGCTGGTCCAGGCGGAGGACGAGCTGGCCTCCATCACCATGTGCCTCGGCGCCTCCTTCGGCGGGGTGCCGTCGCTGACCGCCACCGCCGGGCCGGGGCTGTCGCTGATGACCGAGGCCATCGGGCTGGGGGTCGCGTCGGAAACGCCGGTGGTGATCATCGACGTGCAGCGCGGCGGCCCGTCCACCGGCATCCCGACCAAGTCGGAGCAGTCCGACCTCAACATCGCGGTCTACGGCCTGCACGGCGACGCGCCGCATCTGGTGGTCGGCCCGACCTCCATCGGCGACTGCCTGTTCACCGCCCAATGGGCGGTGCATCTGGCCGAGGCGCTGCAGACCCCCTGCATCATGCTGTCCGACCAGTCGCTGGGCCAGGCCCGCGCGGTGATCGACCGTCCGGCCGACGCTCCCTTCACGGCCGGGCGGTTGCTGGCCGAGGGGCTGGACGGCGAGGCGAGGTACAAGCGCTATGCCGACACCCCGTCGGGCATCTCGCCGGTCGCCATTCCGGGCATGCCCGGCGGCGAGCACACCGCCGACGGGCTGGAGCATGCGGAGAGCGCCCTGCCCTCCTCCCAGGCGGCCGACCACCAGACGCAGCTCGACAAGCGGCTGCGCAAGCTGACGGCCTTCGACTTCGGCCCGCACTGGGCGGAGATCGAGGGCGAGGGCGAGGTCGCCGTGGTCACCTGGGGCTCGGCCACCGGCCCGGCGCGCGAGGCGGTGAAGCGGCTGGAGGCGGCGGGCGGCAAGGCCCGGCTGGTCGCCATCCGCCTGCTGGCGCCCGTCCAGCCGGCGAAGCTGGCGCAGGCGCTGGAGGGCGTCACCAGGGTCCTGGTGGTGGAACAGACGCACGGCGCGCAGTTCCACAAGTTCCTGCGGGCGCATTACGACCTGCCGGGCTCCGTGACGGTGTTCAGCCGGCCCGGACCGCTGCCCATCCGTGCCCGCGAGGTGCACGAGGCGCTTCTTTCCCTGATTTGACCCGGCCCTCATCCGATCCGGCGGAGCAGACTCCATGGATACGCATCTGAAAGACGGCGCCGCCCCCGTCCCGGGCGACTACAAGTCGGACGTCAAGCCCATCTGGTGCCCGGGCTGCGGCGACTATTCCGTGCTGGCCGGCATCACCCGCGCCATGGCGGCGATGGGGCTGGAGCGCCACAACACCGCGGTGGTGTCCGGCATCGGCTGCTCGTCGCGCATTCCGGCCTACACCAGCGTCTACGGCTTCCACGGCGTGCACGGCCGGGCGCTGGCGGTGGCGTCGGGGCTGAAGCTGGCCCGGCCCGACCTGACGGTGCTGGTGTTCGGCGGCGACGGCGACGGCTTCTCCATCGGCGGCAACCACTTCCTGCACGCCTGCCGCCGCAACGTCGACCTGACCTACATCGTCATGGACAACCAGGTCTACGGCATGACCAAGGGACAGGCCTCGCCCACCACCGAGGCCGACTGGTGCGAGAGCAAGCTGACGCCGGAGGGGCCGGGGGTGAACCCGATCCAGCCGGTGGCGCTCGCCCTGTCCTGCGGCGCCAACTTCGTCGCCCGCGGCTATTCCGGCGATCCCAACGAGGTGGCGCGGCTGATCGTGGAGGGGGTGAGGCATCCCGGCTTCGCGGTCATCCATGTCCTGAGCCCCTGCGTCACCTTCCGGCCGGAGCAGCGGAGCTGGAAGGGCGCCGTCCACCCCTACGGCCGCGAGCCGACGGACGATCCGGCGCAGGCGATGCGCGCGGTGCTGGAGGATGACGGCTTCGGGCTCGGCATCTTCCTGGCCGGCAACCGCCGCCCCTTCCACCCTGCCGTCGCCGCCACCGCCGGCATCGCCGAGATCGAGGAGGGCTTCGCCGTATGAAGACCAAGATTCAGGGCGGCGCCACCGGCGTCGGACTCTTC is from Azospirillum thermophilum and encodes:
- a CDS encoding sulfite oxidase-like oxidoreductase; its protein translation is MTGDRDRPGTGRHEEAPDDAVRTDGAVRDKLVAAKERWARDGRALTGTTADPARDRLPPGQRLVEDWPVLDLGVQPRVTTGNWSLTVDGLVENPLRWSWDDFQAQPQERFLSDIHCVTTWSRYDNTWQGVSARHLLSVVRPKPEARFVLFHAYDGYTTNVALEDFAADDVLLATSWEGQPISRDHGGPVRVVVPKLYFWKSAKWVKRIELLAEDRKGYWEVRGYHNHADPWTEERYSD
- a CDS encoding 2-oxoacid:acceptor oxidoreductase subunit alpha, yielding MAVDSVTIALVGSGGAGVMTAGQMLLDAAAAVGWYGLMSRSSGPQIRGGEAAAMVRLSPSPVHGPGDRFDLIVAFDWQNVERFAAELPLSADSVIVTDPAQGAVPAVLAASGARIIEMPIKELAARIAGGRVNMVGLGAVAQTVGLPRAGIDAVIAKALGKKGEAAIQASNAGYDAGAKEAAGWGLGLELAAPQGTGAVRWNISGNEAAGLGALKGGVRFCAAYPITPATEILEWLAPNLARTGGTLVQAEDELASITMCLGASFGGVPSLTATAGPGLSLMTEAIGLGVASETPVVIIDVQRGGPSTGIPTKSEQSDLNIAVYGLHGDAPHLVVGPTSIGDCLFTAQWAVHLAEALQTPCIMLSDQSLGQARAVIDRPADAPFTAGRLLAEGLDGEARYKRYADTPSGISPVAIPGMPGGEHTADGLEHAESALPSSQAADHQTQLDKRLRKLTAFDFGPHWAEIEGEGEVAVVTWGSATGPAREAVKRLEAAGGKARLVAIRLLAPVQPAKLAQALEGVTRVLVVEQTHGAQFHKFLRAHYDLPGSVTVFSRPGPLPIRAREVHEALLSLI
- a CDS encoding 2-oxoacid:ferredoxin oxidoreductase subunit beta, with the protein product MDTHLKDGAAPVPGDYKSDVKPIWCPGCGDYSVLAGITRAMAAMGLERHNTAVVSGIGCSSRIPAYTSVYGFHGVHGRALAVASGLKLARPDLTVLVFGGDGDGFSIGGNHFLHACRRNVDLTYIVMDNQVYGMTKGQASPTTEADWCESKLTPEGPGVNPIQPVALALSCGANFVARGYSGDPNEVARLIVEGVRHPGFAVIHVLSPCVTFRPEQRSWKGAVHPYGREPTDDPAQAMRAVLEDDGFGLGIFLAGNRRPFHPAVAATAGIAEIEEGFAV